In Deinococcus psychrotolerans, a genomic segment contains:
- a CDS encoding globin, whose product MTAPLQLAASPEDTLYKRIGPEVLHDLVTRFYGHVAQHPDLIPIFPADLSLTARKQEAFLSGFLGGPPLYHQEFGHPRLRARHLPFEITPTRARAWLACMNTAIHETPDLAPDAAAELFAALSRTAAAMVNTPEPA is encoded by the coding sequence ATGACCGCTCCCCTCCAACTGGCCGCCTCGCCCGAGGACACGCTGTACAAGCGTATCGGCCCCGAGGTGCTTCACGATCTGGTGACCCGATTTTACGGCCACGTCGCCCAGCACCCCGACCTGATTCCCATTTTCCCCGCTGACCTGAGCCTCACCGCCCGCAAACAGGAGGCCTTCCTGAGCGGCTTTCTGGGTGGGCCGCCGCTTTACCATCAGGAGTTTGGACACCCCCGCTTACGGGCACGGCACTTGCCGTTTGAAATCACCCCGACGCGGGCGCGAGCGTGGCTGGCCTGCATGAATACGGCTATACACGAAACTCCCGACCTCGCGCCCGACGCTGCCGCCGAACTGTTCGCCGCCCTGAGTCGCACCGCCGCCGCGATGGTCAACACGCCGGAACCCGCATGA
- a CDS encoding amidohydrolase family protein translates to MSELELIHADILYTGMGLPIRDGAVVTGGQTIAAAGDLETLRRQYPQADLRRTVGVIAPPPINAHAHLDMSDYAFQALPYFQWIPEVVIAGRLSRGLAGAKKGLAQVQHSGVAALGDIVWPGAPEVMEWLLSEAELSGVAYWEVLDPDPATADATFAQVMQDVQRFRKLERPGGMRLGLSPHATHTVSSKLHRLLANFARREHLPLQIHVAEHPSEVELVQSGTGPLAQSFARMISFTSPDLTLPEVLGRAPSPDLTPVSYLAELGVLDAKPTLIHMVNVTDEDIRTVAQAGANVVTCPRSNANLECGTFRWTAFVAAGVDVALGTDSVASGETLNIFDEIAAARRIHANLDPRLIVRAAVKGGSRVLGTKVPFLRRGEAWSEGFIWPEA, encoded by the coding sequence ATGAGCGAGTTGGAACTGATTCACGCCGACATTCTCTATACCGGCATGGGCCTTCCTATTCGGGACGGCGCGGTGGTCACGGGAGGCCAAACCATCGCAGCAGCGGGCGACTTGGAGACGCTGCGCCGACAGTACCCGCAAGCCGATCTGCGCCGTACAGTGGGCGTAATTGCCCCGCCGCCAATCAACGCCCATGCGCATTTGGATATGTCCGACTATGCTTTTCAGGCGCTGCCGTATTTCCAGTGGATTCCTGAAGTGGTGATCGCTGGGCGGCTCTCACGCGGTCTAGCCGGAGCCAAAAAGGGTCTGGCCCAAGTCCAACACAGCGGCGTGGCGGCGTTGGGGGACATCGTCTGGCCCGGAGCGCCGGAAGTGATGGAGTGGTTGCTGAGCGAAGCTGAACTCAGCGGCGTGGCTTACTGGGAAGTGCTCGACCCCGACCCGGCCACCGCTGACGCCACCTTCGCTCAGGTGATGCAAGACGTGCAGCGTTTCCGCAAGCTGGAGCGCCCCGGCGGGATGCGGCTGGGCCTGTCGCCGCACGCCACCCACACCGTTTCATCCAAGCTGCACCGCCTCTTGGCCAACTTTGCGAGGCGTGAACACCTGCCGCTGCAAATCCACGTGGCCGAGCATCCGAGTGAAGTGGAGCTGGTTCAAAGTGGCACTGGCCCGCTTGCCCAAAGCTTTGCCCGCATGATTTCGTTTACCTCGCCCGACCTGACCTTGCCCGAAGTGCTGGGCCGCGCTCCCAGTCCCGACCTGACGCCCGTCTCGTATCTGGCCGAATTGGGCGTGCTGGACGCCAAGCCCACCCTGATCCATATGGTCAACGTCACCGACGAGGACATCCGCACGGTGGCGCAGGCTGGAGCCAATGTCGTGACCTGTCCGCGCAGCAATGCCAATCTGGAATGCGGCACTTTCCGCTGGACGGCTTTCGTGGCGGCGGGCGTGGACGTGGCGCTGGGCACCGATAGCGTGGCGAGCGGCGAAACGCTGAATATCTTTGACGAAATCGCGGCGGCGCGGCGCATTCACGCCAACTTAGACCCCCGCCTGATCGTGCGGGCAGCAGTCAAGGGAGGCAGCCGGGTGCTGGGAACGAAAGTGCCGTTTCTGCGGCGGGGCGAAGCGTGGAGCGAAGGGTTTATCTGGCCGGAAGCCTAG
- the sthA gene encoding Si-specific NAD(P)(+) transhydrogenase, whose amino-acid sequence MTPVPTHPSPANTPLPPHTAHPEEFTYDLLVIGSGPGGQRAAIQAAKLGKKVAVVERKAVIGGVCINTGTIPSKTFREAIMHLSGYNERGLYGSAYAVKDDITVQDLLLRTSSVMSHELDVVRNQLHRNRVESINAEASFMGPNTVRLRDVRGHGDGWRDVTAHTIVVAVGTKAARDPKIPFDGQKIIISDDILDLQNLPRTVTVIGGGVIGCEYASMFAALGVRVTLIDKRPRLLEFVDHEITDVLAYQMRQNRMTLRLGEAVKVVEKVQDRLGERVKVTLASGKEILSDMVLYAIGRVGATERLNLEAAGLSADERGRISVNGHYQTSVNHIYAVGDVIGFPSLASVSMEQGRLATCHAFGVPTQSVPELFPYGIYTIPEISTVGKNEEELTSAGVPYEIGKAQYREIARGQIIGDEQGTLKLIFHLDTRELLGVHIIGTGASELIHIGQAVMAFGGTVDYFVNTVFNYPTLAECYKTAAFDGINRLGSAPLLEPKLEPAKEVGEVI is encoded by the coding sequence ATGACGCCAGTGCCTACTCACCCTTCGCCTGCCAACACCCCACTGCCGCCCCACACCGCCCACCCGGAAGAGTTCACTTACGATCTGCTGGTGATCGGCTCTGGCCCCGGCGGGCAGCGGGCGGCTATTCAGGCAGCCAAACTCGGCAAAAAAGTGGCGGTGGTCGAGCGCAAGGCGGTCATCGGCGGGGTGTGCATCAACACCGGCACCATCCCTTCAAAGACCTTCCGCGAGGCGATCATGCACCTGAGCGGTTACAACGAGCGCGGTCTGTACGGCTCCGCCTACGCCGTCAAAGATGACATCACCGTGCAAGACCTGCTGCTCAGAACCAGTAGCGTGATGTCACACGAGCTGGACGTGGTTCGCAATCAACTGCACCGCAATCGGGTGGAGAGCATCAACGCCGAGGCTTCATTCATGGGGCCGAACACCGTGCGGCTGCGCGACGTGCGCGGCCACGGCGACGGCTGGCGTGACGTGACGGCCCACACCATTGTCGTCGCGGTGGGTACCAAAGCGGCCCGCGACCCCAAAATTCCCTTCGACGGCCAGAAGATCATTATCAGCGACGACATTTTGGATTTGCAGAACTTGCCGCGCACGGTGACCGTTATCGGTGGCGGCGTCATCGGCTGCGAGTATGCCAGCATGTTCGCCGCGCTGGGGGTGCGCGTCACTTTGATCGACAAGCGCCCACGCCTGCTGGAGTTCGTGGATCACGAGATCACCGACGTGCTGGCCTACCAGATGCGCCAGAACCGCATGACCTTGCGGCTGGGCGAAGCGGTGAAAGTGGTGGAAAAAGTCCAAGACCGCCTCGGCGAGCGGGTCAAGGTGACGCTGGCCAGCGGCAAGGAAATTCTGAGCGATATGGTGCTGTACGCGATTGGCCGGGTGGGAGCCACCGAGCGCCTCAACCTGGAAGCAGCGGGCCTCAGCGCCGACGAGCGGGGCCGCATCAGCGTCAACGGGCATTACCAGACCAGCGTGAATCATATCTACGCGGTGGGCGACGTGATCGGCTTTCCCAGCCTGGCCAGCGTCAGCATGGAGCAGGGGCGCTTGGCGACCTGTCACGCTTTCGGCGTCCCGACTCAGAGCGTGCCGGAGCTGTTTCCCTACGGCATCTACACCATTCCTGAGATCAGCACCGTCGGCAAGAACGAGGAAGAACTGACCTCGGCGGGCGTACCCTACGAGATCGGCAAGGCCCAGTACCGCGAAATTGCGCGGGGCCAGATCATCGGCGACGAGCAGGGCACCCTCAAGCTGATCTTCCACCTGGATACGCGGGAACTGCTGGGCGTGCATATCATCGGCACCGGGGCCAGCGAACTGATTCACATCGGGCAGGCGGTGATGGCGTTTGGCGGCACGGTGGATTACTTCGTCAACACGGTTTTCAACTATCCCACGCTGGCCGAGTGTTACAAGACCGCCGCCTTTGACGGCATCAACCGCCTGGGCAGTGCGCCCTTGCTGGAGCCGAAACTGGAACCAGCTAAAGAAGTGGGGGAAGTGATCTAG
- a CDS encoding putative quinol monooxygenase: MILSHGTLTFPAAPLDTARSMMRDLAAQTRTEPGCLLYQVSENLETPGGFIISEQWESMDAMQVHLNQPEVGELVEKVKGMGVNDLSITAWSAGEATKIM, encoded by the coding sequence ATGATTCTTTCACACGGCACTTTGACGTTTCCGGCAGCCCCCCTGGACACTGCCCGCAGCATGATGCGCGACCTCGCCGCCCAGACCCGCACCGAGCCGGGCTGCCTGCTTTATCAAGTTTCGGAGAATCTCGAAACGCCCGGCGGATTTATCATCAGCGAGCAGTGGGAGAGCATGGACGCCATGCAAGTTCACCTGAATCAGCCAGAAGTTGGTGAGTTGGTGGAAAAGGTCAAGGGAATGGGCGTCAACGATCTGAGCATTACTGCTTGGTCGGCGGGTGAAGCGACAAAAATCATGTAA
- a CDS encoding sensor domain-containing diguanylate cyclase, with the protein MSTRLMTLSRRTALQEVEKKLTQSEISAAERTLLHRDAVYIAIDLGEAACAMTHALSALELARACQDGPLQVKAHVALALVQAESYDDLGASVQFALADELAREHHDDRGVALVAVNTSHYELERRNYVEAVLVLIRLLRSEHVRGLALPESVGLLNTFHINFVVGAAEALLSAQIPLAEQPEAAEQLRLSVAFLRGMEREGNDVPSLEATAVLDALTRYALWQGDLKAAQQLADEHVRLTGQADVPVLYGRALLDRSRVRGQIGDLEAAIDDAQQAIEHFKAAANGLWETRARETLAEAYAHAGRFEQAFETQRAVTRGVERLFRDYHQQRALVGQIAQQAREAKVHAQAMAQAALSDPLTGIPNRTQAMQVMARLRDRAASGGPVSAIALMDLDHFKRVNDLYGHITGDAVLTEVTRLLTAELRSDDMLARLGGEEFVVILTGAPLDEAVRLCEHLRDTLHRANWEHIAPGLNMTGSFGITVLSGELDLTATLQAADHALYAAKAVGRNAVQVAPQLQCV; encoded by the coding sequence ATGTCGACCCGCTTAATGACCTTGTCCCGGCGCACAGCCCTGCAAGAGGTGGAGAAGAAGCTCACCCAATCGGAAATCAGTGCTGCCGAGCGTACTCTGCTTCACCGCGACGCCGTTTACATCGCTATCGATCTGGGAGAAGCCGCCTGCGCCATGACGCACGCCCTGAGTGCGCTGGAGCTGGCCCGTGCCTGCCAGGACGGTCCCTTGCAGGTCAAGGCGCACGTGGCTCTGGCGCTGGTGCAGGCCGAATCCTACGACGACCTGGGGGCGAGCGTGCAATTTGCGCTGGCGGATGAGCTGGCCCGCGAACATCACGATGACCGTGGAGTGGCATTGGTCGCCGTGAATACCTCGCACTACGAACTTGAGCGCCGCAACTACGTCGAGGCCGTGCTGGTGCTGATCCGGCTGCTGCGCTCCGAGCATGTCCGGGGACTGGCGCTGCCCGAGTCGGTCGGTCTGCTCAACACCTTCCACATCAACTTTGTGGTGGGAGCTGCCGAGGCGCTGCTGAGCGCTCAGATTCCGCTCGCCGAGCAACCAGAAGCGGCGGAGCAACTGCGGCTCTCGGTGGCGTTCCTGCGCGGCATGGAGCGTGAGGGCAATGACGTACCTTCACTGGAAGCCACCGCCGTTCTGGACGCCCTGACCCGCTACGCGCTGTGGCAGGGCGATTTGAAGGCGGCTCAGCAACTCGCTGACGAACATGTGCGCCTGACCGGGCAGGCCGACGTGCCGGTGCTCTATGGCCGTGCCTTGCTGGATCGCAGCCGGGTGCGCGGGCAGATCGGCGATTTGGAGGCGGCGATTGATGACGCTCAGCAGGCCATTGAGCACTTCAAGGCGGCGGCCAACGGCCTGTGGGAGACACGCGCCCGCGAAACACTGGCCGAGGCTTACGCCCACGCCGGACGCTTTGAGCAGGCGTTCGAGACGCAGCGGGCAGTGACGCGCGGGGTGGAGCGGCTGTTTCGCGATTACCACCAGCAGCGTGCCTTGGTCGGTCAGATCGCGCAGCAGGCCCGTGAGGCTAAGGTTCATGCTCAGGCGATGGCGCAGGCGGCCCTGAGCGATCCCCTGACCGGCATTCCGAACCGCACCCAGGCGATGCAGGTAATGGCCCGACTGCGTGACCGTGCGGCGAGCGGCGGCCCGGTCAGTGCTATCGCGCTGATGGACCTCGACCACTTCAAGCGTGTCAATGACCTGTACGGGCACATCACCGGAGACGCCGTGCTGACCGAGGTCACTCGCCTGCTCACGGCGGAATTGCGAAGTGACGACATGCTGGCCCGGCTGGGCGGTGAGGAGTTCGTGGTGATCCTCACCGGAGCGCCGCTCGACGAGGCCGTGCGCCTGTGCGAGCATCTGCGCGACACCCTGCACCGCGCCAACTGGGAACACATCGCGCCGGGGCTGAACATGACCGGCAGTTTCGGAATCACCGTACTGAGCGGCGAGCTTGATTTGACAGCCACACTACAGGCCGCAGACCATGCCCTCTACGCGGCCAAGGCGGTTGGGCGCAACGCCGTGCAGGTGGCCCCTCAACTGCAATGCGTATGA
- a CDS encoding HD domain-containing phosphohydrolase has protein sequence MKSTLVKSAAPNRHRSSGPHRPKPGVEAQTVVLLAQSSEDVFRRCVSLALEITRATTSMVLLHRPGLDVLEVVAASGHLAEEATGRQLRRGEALGWRVFDSGEVQSVERAQDIAEAYFVSGRAQAGMYLGVPLLDPEGQVLGVLSADTTDSPERLDAADALALLLLGQAAGVAYSRWLALEHAQVTARQFERLATLTPELDRLTRPEEIARLALQALIEVSGFTSGAVFGIDSQGQATLTVLEGEEYEGPPSAAQLREPHPPAGLVAEVLRTGSPQLVPDYMSWSGARVHSIYTAAAAPLRSRGQVVGVIGLMHTRHRHEAPGEIMTLLGMVAARIDQALERAAGLEYLHQTREAALRALGRVLEGRDGDTFGHTDRVTTLALQLGEALGQSPEDLQHLRWGAYLHDIGKVAVGDDVLRKPGELTAAERRLMQRHVVVGDDMLRDEVFVPRAVREVVRHHHERWDGSGYPDRLAGEAIPLLARIFSVVDVYDALVSERPYKRAWPQSEALAELERCAGSQFDPQIVEVFVNLEQACSVFL, from the coding sequence TTGAAATCTACCCTCGTCAAGTCTGCCGCCCCGAATCGGCACCGCTCCTCCGGGCCGCACCGTCCCAAGCCCGGTGTGGAGGCGCAGACAGTGGTGCTGCTGGCCCAGTCTTCCGAGGATGTCTTTCGGCGCTGCGTCAGTCTGGCGCTGGAGATCACGCGGGCTACCACCTCGATGGTGCTGCTGCACCGGCCCGGGCTGGACGTGTTGGAAGTGGTCGCCGCCAGCGGTCATCTGGCCGAGGAGGCCACCGGACGGCAGTTGAGGCGCGGTGAGGCGCTGGGCTGGCGGGTCTTTGACTCGGGCGAGGTGCAGAGCGTTGAGCGGGCGCAGGACATAGCCGAGGCGTATTTCGTCTCTGGGCGTGCTCAGGCGGGTATGTACCTGGGAGTGCCGCTGCTCGACCCGGAAGGTCAGGTGCTGGGCGTGCTGTCTGCCGATACCACCGACAGCCCAGAGCGGCTGGACGCGGCAGACGCTCTGGCGCTGCTGCTGCTGGGACAGGCGGCTGGAGTGGCCTACAGCCGCTGGCTGGCGCTCGAACACGCTCAGGTCACCGCGCGGCAATTCGAGCGCCTCGCCACCCTGACGCCGGAGCTCGACCGCCTGACCCGGCCTGAAGAGATTGCCCGGCTGGCTTTGCAAGCGCTTATTGAAGTGAGTGGGTTTACTTCCGGAGCGGTGTTCGGCATCGATTCCCAGGGGCAAGCCACCTTGACGGTGCTGGAGGGTGAAGAGTATGAGGGCCCACCCAGCGCTGCCCAGTTACGCGAGCCGCATCCACCGGCGGGCCTGGTGGCGGAGGTGTTGCGAACCGGCAGCCCGCAGTTGGTGCCCGATTACATGAGCTGGAGCGGCGCACGTGTTCACAGCATTTACACCGCCGCCGCCGCGCCGCTGCGTTCACGCGGGCAGGTCGTGGGCGTGATCGGCCTGATGCATACCCGTCACCGTCACGAAGCCCCCGGCGAAATCATGACCCTGCTCGGCATGGTCGCGGCCCGCATCGATCAAGCGCTGGAACGCGCCGCCGGACTTGAATATCTGCATCAGACGCGCGAAGCGGCTTTACGGGCGCTGGGCCGGGTGCTCGAAGGCCGTGACGGCGATACCTTCGGCCACACCGACCGTGTCACCACGCTGGCGCTGCAACTGGGGGAAGCGCTGGGGCAGTCGCCAGAAGACTTGCAGCATCTGCGCTGGGGTGCTTACCTGCACGACATCGGCAAGGTGGCGGTGGGTGACGACGTACTGCGTAAGCCCGGTGAATTGACGGCGGCGGAGCGGCGGCTGATGCAGCGCCATGTGGTGGTCGGAGACGACATGCTCCGGGACGAGGTGTTTGTGCCGCGTGCGGTCAGGGAAGTGGTGCGCCATCACCATGAGCGCTGGGACGGCTCTGGGTATCCAGATCGGCTGGCAGGTGAGGCGATTCCGCTGCTGGCCCGCATCTTCAGCGTGGTGGACGTTTACGACGCGCTGGTCAGCGAGCGGCCCTACAAACGGGCCTGGCCCCAGTCGGAAGCGCTGGCCGAGCTTGAACGCTGCGCGGGCAGCCAGTTCGATCCGCAGATCGTGGAGGTGTTCGTGAATTTGGAGCAAGCATGTTCGGTGTTTCTGTGA
- a CDS encoding ATP-dependent RecD-like DNA helicase yields MNAADPTQQHLTPQAQHLRVSGSVNKVRYRADSGFTVLSATLKNEEGEDDDATVVGLMPPLDVGDSFTAEVSMEEHREYGYQYKVLNMVLEAAPSDLTEEGVAAYLEARVGGVGKVLAKRIASHFGSATFEVLSETPEKMLQVPGITQATLFKMTQSWSVQGGERRSLAALQGLGLSISQAQRATKHFGEAAAERLSADIYALTEVEGIGFLTADKLAQEQGITSDDPRRLTAAAVYAIQQAAQQGGHSFLPRTRAEKGVGHYARVSPEQAMLALDNAIELGRLKDDEGRIYLPPVLRAERRLAGVIRTLIATPPTGEWNVPGGADKGLSEEQATVLHLLEDNRLVVLTGGPGTGKSTTTRAVADLAESLDLEVGLCAPTGKAARRLGEVTGRSASTIHRLLGYGPEGFRHNHLEPAPYDLIIVDEVSMCGDALMLSLLNAVSPGARVLLVGDTDQLPPVDAGLPLHAITQVAPTIRLSQVYRQAAKNPIIQAAHGLLSGKAPEWGPAELHFVATDADVGARRVALLVRELGGPGKVQVLTPMRKGPLGVETLNHHLQGIFNPGVGGVRIADGEARAGDIVVQTKNDYQNEVFNGTLGTVLREDRGKLQVDFDGNVVELAGAELFNLQLGYALTVHRAQGSEWDTVLGVLHEAHMPMLSRNLAYTALTRAKERFVSVGSQSAWVRAASKQKDERYTALLERIRG; encoded by the coding sequence ATGAACGCCGCCGACCCCACCCAGCAACACCTGACTCCCCAAGCTCAGCATCTGCGGGTGTCGGGCAGCGTCAACAAAGTCCGTTACCGCGCCGACAGCGGCTTTACCGTGCTATCGGCGACCCTCAAAAACGAGGAAGGCGAGGACGACGACGCCACTGTGGTGGGCTTGATGCCGCCGCTGGACGTGGGCGACAGCTTCACCGCCGAAGTGAGCATGGAAGAGCACCGCGAGTACGGCTATCAGTACAAGGTGCTGAACATGGTGCTGGAAGCCGCACCCAGCGACCTCACCGAAGAAGGCGTGGCGGCCTACTTGGAAGCCCGGGTGGGTGGCGTCGGCAAGGTGCTGGCCAAGCGAATCGCCTCGCACTTTGGTTCCGCCACCTTCGAAGTGCTCTCGGAGACGCCAGAAAAAATGCTGCAAGTGCCGGGGATTACCCAGGCCACTCTCTTCAAGATGACCCAGAGCTGGAGCGTTCAGGGCGGCGAGCGGCGCTCTCTGGCGGCGTTGCAGGGGCTGGGCCTGAGCATCTCGCAGGCGCAGCGGGCCACCAAGCACTTTGGCGAAGCGGCAGCCGAGCGCCTCAGCGCCGATATCTACGCCCTGACCGAAGTAGAGGGCATCGGCTTTTTGACCGCCGACAAACTGGCGCAGGAGCAGGGCATCACCAGCGACGACCCGCGCCGCCTGACCGCCGCCGCCGTGTACGCCATTCAGCAGGCCGCTCAGCAGGGTGGGCACAGCTTTTTGCCGCGCACCCGGGCTGAAAAAGGCGTCGGCCACTACGCCCGCGTCTCACCGGAACAAGCCATGCTGGCGCTCGACAACGCCATAGAGCTGGGCCGTCTCAAAGACGACGAGGGCCGGATTTATCTGCCGCCGGTGCTGCGGGCCGAGCGGCGGCTGGCGGGCGTGATCCGCACCCTGATCGCCACGCCGCCCACCGGCGAATGGAATGTGCCGGGAGGCGCGGACAAGGGGCTGTCCGAGGAGCAGGCCACCGTGCTACACCTCTTAGAAGATAACCGGCTGGTGGTGCTGACCGGCGGCCCCGGCACCGGCAAAAGCACCACCACGCGGGCAGTGGCCGACCTCGCCGAATCGCTCGACCTGGAAGTGGGATTGTGCGCCCCCACCGGCAAAGCGGCGCGGCGGCTGGGCGAGGTCACGGGCCGGAGTGCGAGCACCATTCACCGCTTGCTCGGTTACGGGCCGGAGGGCTTCAGGCACAACCACCTCGAACCTGCGCCCTACGACCTGATTATCGTGGACGAGGTGAGCATGTGCGGCGACGCTCTGATGCTGAGCCTCCTCAATGCCGTGTCGCCGGGAGCGCGGGTGCTGCTGGTGGGCGACACCGACCAGTTGCCCCCAGTGGACGCCGGATTGCCGCTGCACGCCATCACGCAGGTTGCGCCCACTATTCGGCTCTCACAGGTCTACCGGCAGGCCGCCAAAAATCCGATTATTCAGGCAGCGCACGGCCTACTCAGTGGCAAAGCGCCGGAGTGGGGGCCAGCCGAATTGCACTTTGTGGCCACCGACGCCGACGTGGGGGCACGGCGGGTAGCCCTGCTGGTGCGCGAACTCGGCGGCCCCGGCAAGGTGCAGGTGCTGACCCCGATGCGCAAAGGGCCGCTGGGAGTGGAGACGCTCAACCACCATTTGCAGGGCATTTTTAATCCTGGAGTGGGCGGCGTCCGGATTGCCGACGGCGAAGCGCGGGCGGGCGACATCGTGGTGCAGACCAAAAACGATTATCAGAATGAGGTTTTTAACGGCACGCTGGGCACCGTCTTGCGCGAAGACCGGGGCAAGTTACAGGTGGACTTTGACGGCAACGTGGTGGAACTCGCCGGGGCCGAACTGTTCAATTTGCAACTCGGCTACGCGCTCACCGTCCACCGCGCTCAGGGCAGCGAGTGGGACACGGTGCTGGGTGTGCTGCACGAAGCCCACATGCCGATGCTCTCACGCAACCTCGCCTACACCGCCCTGACGCGGGCCAAAGAAAGATTTGTCAGCGTAGGGTCGCAGAGCGCCTGGGTGAGAGCAGCGAGCAAGCAAAAAGACGAGCGGTATACAGCCCTGCTGGAGCGGATTCGCGGGTAA
- a CDS encoding glucodextranase DOMON-like domain-containing protein, with translation MFSLLAALLLPLPAAAVAPPPALLLSVPDPAGDASGDGSYQLPTRPALSASTLDLRLFKAENIGGKLRLSVSFGAVGNPWNAPAGYSGAVLDIFVKTAPGGVSDLTGLGLRVAGSSGWQEHYRLDGFQVQHFSAPPQTDQAAAQPLRPVLAPDAPRVTLQGTELTLDTGLKAGEYSYWVTSSVYSPFSPDGLLRPGGDTSASGLRSAREGTPVPVDVLLSGDQKQVYATGVLPAVGQIRDTRSVILLGLAIAGLLAAAVLSVLAWRRGA, from the coding sequence GTGTTTTCGCTGCTTGCCGCCCTCCTCCTGCCTCTTCCCGCTGCGGCCGTTGCTCCGCCGCCGGCCTTGCTGCTGAGCGTGCCTGATCCGGCAGGGGACGCCAGCGGCGACGGCAGTTATCAGTTGCCCACTCGCCCAGCCCTCAGCGCTTCGACACTTGATCTGCGCTTGTTTAAGGCTGAAAACATCGGCGGCAAACTGCGCCTGAGTGTGTCGTTCGGGGCCGTTGGCAATCCCTGGAACGCGCCCGCTGGCTACTCCGGCGCGGTGCTGGATATTTTTGTCAAAACGGCTCCGGGCGGTGTCAGTGACTTGACGGGTCTGGGCCTGCGGGTGGCGGGGTCGTCGGGCTGGCAGGAACATTACCGCCTCGACGGTTTTCAGGTGCAGCATTTCAGCGCTCCGCCGCAAACTGACCAAGCTGCCGCCCAACCCCTGCGCCCCGTCCTCGCTCCCGACGCGCCGCGAGTCACGCTGCAAGGCACTGAGCTGACCTTGGACACTGGCCTCAAAGCGGGCGAGTACAGCTACTGGGTAACCAGCAGCGTCTACAGCCCCTTCAGTCCCGACGGACTTTTGCGGCCCGGCGGCGACACTTCGGCCAGCGGCCTTCGGAGCGCCCGCGAAGGCACGCCTGTTCCAGTGGATGTGCTGCTGAGCGGCGATCAAAAACAGGTCTACGCGACTGGTGTTTTGCCCGCTGTCGGTCAAATCCGTGACACCCGCTCCGTGATTTTGCTGGGGCTGGCGATTGCCGGACTTCTGGCGGCGGCTGTGCTGAGTGTCCTGGCGTGGCGGCGCGGCGCTTGA